A region of Scleropages formosus chromosome 2, fSclFor1.1, whole genome shotgun sequence DNA encodes the following proteins:
- the svbp gene encoding small vasohibin-binding protein, whose protein sequence is MEPTCRKEKEKPKPKETPNRGERAKHKSAQHELKQRQRAEIYALNKVMTDLEQQQFEAFCKQMQTPTE, encoded by the exons ATGGAGCCCACTTGCcgcaaggagaaggagaagccgAAGCCGAAGGAGACGCCGAACCGCGGGGAGCGCGCCAAGCACAAGTCCGCGCAGCATGAGCTCAAACAGCGGCAGCGAGCCGAG ATCTATGCCCTGAACAAGGTGATGACGgacctggagcagcagcagtttgaGGCTTTCTGCAAGCAGATGCAAACTCCTACAGAGTGA
- the fbxo2 gene encoding F-box only protein 2, with translation MARNLLKNPFGEEEVEFWEMTENGGNQWKVEDLPGDCGHAHCDDSVKKYFVTSYELCLKRQVVDLLEEGYSAEDLDSQPPVTVEDWYSGRTDCGCTYQLTVSLLDENEEVLQEFKPEEVTLDPDIDSSWRKVSHTFEDYGPGLRFISFEHGGQDTKYWNGWFGVRVTGSSVTIQL, from the exons ATGGCTAGAAATCTTCTTAAGAACCCTTTTGGGGAAG AGGAGGTGGAATTCTGGGAGATGACTGAGAATGGTGGCAACCAGTGGAAGGTGGAGGACCTGCCAGGGGACTGTGGCCATGCCCACTGtgatgacagtgttaaaaaatactttgtcacCTCATATGA GTTGTGTCTAAAGAGACAAGTAGTGGACTTGCTGGAGGAAGGTTATTCAGCAGAGGACCTGGATTCTCAGCCACCTGTCACTGTGGAAGACTG GTACTCAGGTCGCACAGATTGCGGCTGCACCTACCAGCTGACAGTGTCTCTGCTGGATGAGAATGAAGAAGTGCTACAGGAATTTAAGCCTGAGGAAGTGACGCTTGATCCGGATATTGACTCCTCTTGGCGTAAG gtGAGTCATACATTCGAGGACTATGGGCCAGGTCTGCGCTTCATTTCTTTTGAACACGGTGGCCAGGACACCAAGTACTGGAATGGCTGGTTTGGCGTGAGAGTCACTGGGAGCTCTGTCACAATACAGCTTTAA